CGCTGCAGGTGATCGAGGCGCTTTTGGAACTGGGAGTCAAAGGCAACGAGATCAACTCGCTGGTGATGCACGGTAGCTACATATATATCATACTTTTCCCATTAGGCCCTTCGAAATGAATCCTGTAATCCATTCACATCTTCACCATATCAACTAGCGGCCACGGTGCCCGACCACTTTGACTGGCTGAGCAAGTGGATCAAGGCCCTCGCCCAGATGTTCGACTTCAAGCACTCGGACGCGTCCCGGACCTTCCTCATGCTGCACGACAAAACCACGCTGCGGTGCAATGAGCACCTGATGATGGCGCTGGGCAAGTGCCTCTACTACAATGGCGATTACTTTCAAGCGGAGGATATCTTCTCCTCGACACTTTGTGCCAATCCGGACAACGTGGAGGCGATCGGACTGATGACGGTGCTATGTGGTCAGGAGGGCGGTTGTGAACAGGACAGCGCGGATATGGATTACCTGTTCGCAAAGGTGACCTCGGAAGTGAAGTACACGGCCAGCCATTGGTTTGCGCATGCCCAGCTGTTGTACGATGAGGGGAAATTCGAGCGGGGCTTGAATTTCGTAGATCAATGCCTGGATTCGGAGCCGCGTAACCATGAAGCCCTAATCCTGCGCGGACGGCTGCTAATCGCGTTGGAGCGGCACACGCAGGCGGTGTGCGCCTTTCGCACAGCACAAATGGTGGCACCGTATCGTTTCGAGATCTACAGGGGACTCTTCCACAGCTACTTGGCTCAGAAGCGATTCAAGGAGGCGAATGCCTTGTGCAACTGGACAATACGCCTTTTTCAAAATTCTCCTAGGAGCTTCACGGTACGTGCTATATATACTTGATACTTCCAATTGGATGGGTTTATAAGTATATAGGTGGCTTCGCTTTTATCGGCAGATGTTTGGTCGCACGCTCTTTCTATTCCCGGATCCCAGGATGAGAAGGACTGCCCGCAAGTTTGCCGAAAAGTCACTGAAAATCAATCACATCTATACGCCGGCGGTGAACCTAATTGCCGATATCTGTCAAGTCGAAGTCCCGACCAAGGCCACCATAAAACTGCTCGAGAAACACGTTGTTATCTTCCCGAAGGTGAATCTGCTCAACCATCTCGGCGATATCATGCGAAAGCAAAAGGAACCCGTCAAGGCGATGGAATACTATTACAAGGCACTGCGGTGAGTTGGTGGTCAGGTCTGTTCTTGGTAGCAGTTTATAACGTATATGATCTATTTCAGTCAAGATCCCAAAAGTAAGCGCACTTTGCGAGGACTGCGTTTACTGTCGAAATCCTTCGAAGAATCACCTGTCCTCGACGAAAGTGACGCCATTGGGATGGAAAACCAGCCATCCACCAATGACCTGGCCACGCCCTGTGAAGCAACGAATGGTGCCGAGGGTGGCGAGAGTGCGGAGAATTCTCGAGAGGCATCCTCCTCAGCAGCCGCACGGTCAGGTCAGGAGGAAGATGTAGATGACCACGATTGGATCGACGTGCCAGACGGCATGTCGTATTAGTTAGCTTTTGATATGCTGCAAGGTACGTGTTACAGCAGGCAGATCGTGTCAGCACTCAATAAGAGAGCGCTGTTAATGGTAACATACCTTTAACAACGAAATCGTAAGAGGCGTGGTTCTTAAACCCATTTCcccataaaaaataataataatgtctcACATAAAACAATATTCCTTTATCCATTGTCAAGAAGTGAATGTTTTTTTGTCATCAAGAATTGTACCCCACTTAATTGTTTTCTCTACGGCACTGTATGGCACTGTTACTGTAATCAACATACCCGTTAAAAATACCTATCAATGTTAAATTTCTGTTAAAGGATTGTGCCgccaaatttaaaattttagtctcaaaataaaaatatatgaaaaatgtatacacTGGCTTAAACTAGATTATTTATCTAGATTAAACTagatttattcattatttatgcAGTGCTTTATAGATTATATTCCGAATTGCATTTCTGAAAAAGaacgaaataattaattaaagtatcAATATCTATACAGCACATAAGTTAATGGATTTacggaatatatatttaattctaAAATggcatatattatatttaaagcaAACCGCTCAAATGCATAACATAATCCCCAACGGCTGGTTAACATGGCGCGAGAGTTTTAACAGCGacgtcgccgtcgtcgtcgcgAGAGAGAAGCAGCGGCGCCGGCAGAGCCTATATAATAAACAGCGGCAGCccatttttttgaaatttttcaacCGACACCGCGCCTTGATGGTTGTGTCTCGGTTTCCGTTAGATCTTTTCGAAAATTGTATCGAAAACATGCGTTAAATTTTGCGGGGAAACGATATCACACGATGatatttgatttctttcaagaggatatatttttataatgctTGCTATATATACTCCTCACAACCCAATCGATTTTGGGCCGTGACGCgggattttttgtttatgttctTTTGAAACCAGTGTGCGAAAAGAAACCCTTTTTTTCGAATAAAAACCGCGAAGTGAAGTGCCTTTTGAACCAATATACACGCAATATTGATATGATTCAATGAGATCTTTATCGATGAGATTTTTCCCACAATTCTTATACTTTTGTGaacgagaaacaaaaacaaaataaacccaaaatttgcatacaaatctTGAGATTGGCGGAGCTCTACGAAAGGTTTGTATTAAAATGTGTAATATTTCAAACAGACGACTTATATGGCATTGCATTTAGTCACttccttttccatttcgaCGAGACCCGACAAACGGTTGATTTAATCAGACACTATGTGTTTATCAGtggaataaaaacaaatgggaGCGTTACACATGTTTGGCGATTGTGGatttgtgtgttgtgtttgcCTTGTCGCTCGTTCTTTCGCTTGATAAAGCCCAGAAATATTGTCTTGCACACATGCCCTATCGAGTGGGTCACCAAAAAAACCATCCAATGcccatgcatatgtacatatataagtacattgtttataagtaaatatatatacatatacatgtatgttTCGTCGTATCACCCACTTTTATCAGCCGCACGCACTTGTTGATTTCGGCACTTTTTGTGTTGCACTTTGCCAGTGCAGCTTTGTGCCAAAGTTCGTGTGTCGATTTCCTAGAACGCGAGTTTGTGGTTTGTCATGTCAACAAGAATGGCAAAGTTCGTTCCcttggctttgtttgctttccgATGACTTTCTTGCGGATGGGGCTACGTTCTTCCGCGAAATCGGCtgatgaataaaattaaaatccgCTGCACACCATAAATTTGCCCCCTTGAAAATAACCCTCTCCGCCAAATCGCTCATCCGCCCTCAAATTCGTCGGCTtgccaattaaaagcaataaGGCAAAACGTTGACAGGATCGGCTTACAGATGCGGGCACAAATGTAGTTCAGATTAAGAAAACTTACAActtcaaataaatgttttaattaattaaattaattaattttgctttgtttgtgGCTATTTCATTACTATTTTCGATCATAAGTCGACTATTATTTTCGCCTAagctgtgtgtgcttgtgtgtgtgtttgtgtcaACAAACAATTTACAGCTGTTTACGCCTGTTGGACgcccgcaacaacaacaagaagcaGCGGTAAAGGAGTGAAAGGAATATTAAAtgcactctctctctctctctctctttcccccGAAGCCCCTAGAGAAATGACGAGAGCAGAGATCTCATGGTGTGGACTGCTGGCTTCCAGAGTCTCAGGCCGTCAATTGTCGAACTGATAAGGAAAATGCTCAACTGATAAAGGGTGGAGCAccaacacactcgcacactcactcacacacactcactcacacacacaaagcgTCGAGAGTTGCGGGTCTTGAGTTCTGAAGTCCGGGGTCTTGAGTTTTGTTTCTGCCATTTGGGCTGGGCCTCCATATGTTTTCCCATCGCGTATAGCGGTCGCAACGCATGCGCCTCTCCTCCCACAGCTCGCCGCATCTCTCTCTCGTGCGCCCCCGCTCTTTCCCCTACCCTTTCTCTTTCCCACTCACGCACACTGGCGCAGAGATAGCGCTTATGGGATTACAATAATTTCCAGAAATCAATGCACAGTGTGGCAGCCACACAAACGCACATACATAACTGCTTTAACTGCGATTTTATTGGCTTATCAATAATGATGATCGCGTTTAGATTTaaagttagttagttattAAGGCGCTAACAGATTTATAGTGAGGATGATATTTTTCCTAAATATGTTAGTTCTCGCATAGTTGCTATAACTACTTTGTACCACTGTGCCTTCGCTCTGTCGTCCAACTATTGTAATGCGTTATtccttctgctgcttcttTCGTCCTTTTCGTTTCTCTCCCGGAATCGGAATAGTTGGGCAAGGACTTGCGCGGAAGCTGCTGGCGAATGAGGGGAGGTGGATATTATTGCAACCCTGCGGTTCTGCTGCGTGTTGCGAAAAGTCGGCCCAAGTGAGTCCAACGTTAGTCTTCGGTCATATGGTCGCCCGTCGAGTTGCGGAGTTGCGGTCTCGCGGAGTCGCCTTCTCGCGCTATTTGGCGTCCACGAACATCCGAACATCGGAACATCCTGCGCCACTATAATTCCCAATTTccccgtttccgtttccgacTTCTGATTCTGCAAGCAtactgttattttttttttttttgtgttcgaTGTTTAGTGATTTCCAGCTGTGTGTGGTGCTGTGTGAATATTGAGAAGGTGAAACATTGGTGTTTTTTGGCATCGCTGTTGTTTTTTCGTAGCACACTTACCGCTATAATAATAACGTGCTTCCTTCCTTGTCTGGCCGATTTTTCGGTGCCGCCACCTCTGCCGTCGCGTCGCGTGCAGAAAAAGTAAGCGCAGAATTAAACGTACACTTTTagtggcattgttgttgttttggtccGTTAGGGTGGCAACCATCGATTTGCGTGTCGCGCAGCCGAAACACACAAATTCAAAACTCAAAATCAAATCGGCAAAAAGAGTAGACAtaataaaaaagtatatatacctatatataaatacaggGAAACAAAAGAAATCTAATGCCAAAATAGCAATTCGATTGTCTGATTTGGGCGAGAGAGAAAGACCCAAAAATCaaacgaacaaacaaacaaacaggcagCACAAAataatcattattattattattattattggtaTGGGTATTggttttggaattttagttgGAACTCATCGTTTTATCTGTCTGCCGACTATACACACAGCTATATCTGTGCCGGAATGCAATGGTGTAAATCATAAACATGGGGCGCATTCAATTATAATTCCACATGCAACGACGACACCCCCGATAACGAATGAACACTATATAGCTATATAGTACCCCTTGGCTCGCCAACTCCCCcgatattcatatatatatacatatacatataggaACTACAAGTGAACAACAAACTGTGACAGCGCGGCTGGTTCCATTGCTTATGGGGTTTATCTGAAGTTCCACTTACAGAACGACGAATGACAAATGACGCGGCTATATGCATATAGTATGTATATCCATATATGGATTTCCATAAAATATGTCATTCGACCAGGGATAAGGTTCTCCAGATCCAGTTTTAACCACTTAGGGGTAGACCAATTTATGACTGCAGAACTTAACAGTTGAGTAGATCGACAAAGGCTATATTATGCCTtcatggccataaaaataaaatagtaaagATAATAAGCTAATAGTGGCTGTTCATTGCAAGAAAACATTACAGCAAAGCCATTTCTTAACTGATCTTTAAGCTTTTGTTCAAACATGGCGATAAGAATGGTCGATAAGGAGTTGTTCCAGTTTCAAAGCTCTACATTTTCTTTGAAATCCTGTGGATTTCCCTTTGAAATTATTCTGCAGCTCCAAAAATAAAGTAGTCTTCAAAAGATTATTTATGATATCCTGTGTGGACTAGAGCTCCAtgttttgctttaaataaataccaaaaaaaaaaaaaaagaaaagcgacaCAAACGCTGAGTCATAAATCTTTGTATAAACTTTCTTTGCATCGTTGGAAGTCTGGCGCTTAATTAAAGAACTTGTGTATGTTCTATggcaatattattaattttccctTACCGAATTTTGCCAACATTTGCATGACTCATAGTTTTGcaggccaccaccacccatcgAGGTGGCGcctctttttattattatttgccagGAGATTGAGTCACGTCAGCTGTTCTAATGAGCAAATGGTAGCCGGCAATTGGGGAATCGGTGGgccagtgggtggttggtgggcTGAGTTGCTGGACGACCTTGATGACCGCATGCGCAGGCATTCGTCACGCATTCGAAAAAAGGCCGGAGATTCCCTAAAAAGGTCAGAACAGCACTCTGCACATGTGGCATTGACCTTGCCCAATTCTTACCTGCCCATTAGGCCCTCTCACCCGCTGAGCGGCCTTCATGGGAAAAGGTTGGCCCAAGGTTCAAgaccaagccaaaccaaaccaattgAATCCAAACAGAAGGTGTCAAGCCAAGATAAAGATATAGTCGATATTGGCTTGTACTTCGTTAGTTTTGACTGACCAAGAAATATTATGATGCATCAGAATGGTTTATTAATAATGTTGCTTAAGTATTTGAATATCCCAAGTCGCAGGACACACCCAAAACGgttccgtttcgttttttttcaaTCGGAATCCCCTTCAGATTGCGTGCGAATTTTCGTGTATTTTGAACGTGTGTGGTGGTGTTTTCCCAACTCTCTTGCCATTTCCGCTTGTCAGACATTTGTCAGCTTTTAGCTTATTGCCAACTTCTGTAGCAAAAGTCTATGAGCGATTGCGAAACAAGCCTACACCGATTGTGAGTCTGGGCTATGactttggttttgggtttcggtttatgtttgggtttgggttttaggattgcgattgcgattggaattggaattggaattggaatagGGGATTTGTATTGGGTCCGAGACTTGAGCCCACCTCAGTACTACGACGGTTCGATTTTCGTTATTCATCAGCGCGATATTTTTGTAGTCGTTTCTTTTCGCTCAGTACAACGCATATTTACGTAGGCCATTCGAGCCAAGTTAACGCCTTTATTTATTGACTTATTTGTTCAGACCACCACCTCGCGCCATCTCTCTTGCCAGTTGTCTAGTTCTCTAGTACGTTGTGTGGAACGCTCACTCACGTTCAAtgacaaaaagcaaataaaactcCATTTACCGTTTTCGACTTACGTCGTCGCTGATGATGTCACACTCACTGTCCAACTATCCAACTATCTAACTATCTACATactatatatgcatatttcattttcgatttccttttttccgTACTCAGGTTCCGGCCGCAGCTGAGGAAAACTGAGGAAAACCAACAGAAACGACCAAGAAACCGAACAGAAGAACGCGCACCGAGTGAAGACATCAACGCCAGATCGGTAAGTTCATCAAAGGTCGCTGGGGGGGAAGTGTTAAGCAAAGAAGAGGGGGAGTGGGGGGGCGGGGCGGCAAAATGTGTTGGGATGGAGATGGATCGTAAAAGTCATAGAAACTTTCATTGTTATTCGAAAATTTATGGGCtgtacagatacagataggcAGTGTTTCAGTTTCAAATATATACTTCCTGGTATTTTATATTCCttagcatataaatataattccaATAAGGAATACCCTTCAATTCAATGAGTCAGCAGAGTCCTGGATCTGCAGAATTCTCTATCCATAAATTCGCGGGctgaaaaaaaagataaatctAGTGCAGAAATGATCGCCTAATGTCCGATGACCATTCGCAATCTAGAATGAAATGCGCCCGGGAACTAATCACTTTGGTTCTGGGGAAACGTGTGAATCATGTGAATCATGTGGCTGTACACACTTACGTACGTATATGTATGCCACGGACTGTATCAAACGCATATCTCTAGGCcatgataaaaatatacgaacGGTTTCGTCATTTACCAAGAtgactatatatatgtatatatataatattaagcTATATTCGTGTGAGCGCATTTTTCGGGGGATTATGTCGTAGGTCAGGGTATCTGAATGTGCGAAAGAAATGCTCGTTTCGAGTGGTTATGAATGGGCAGACCGCCAAAAGAATCTCTGAGTCactaaaacacaaaaaaaaaaaagaaacacggCGCTTCTTCGGTTGCATTTTtgggtttcgttttcgtttttgatttcgatttcgttatCAAGCGTTTATCAGGCAACCCAATTGGCATTCAACAACTAACGCGTATCGGGAAAAACGTGGCGcgaaattcattcatttcaacGATCGCCAAATGGCGACAATCGATCGCTCGGAAGTCGATTTGTCGTCGTTTGTCATACTAGATACAACACATACCCCACCGCCTTTGTGGAACCCcttgattatttttaatattcatgAGTATGCAATCGTCGCTCCTGGCTGCTCAGTTCCCCAAAATGGACAACCGCATCGACGTCAGGCACCCATCCCATTCCCGATCAGTTTTGGAcagttcatttatttatttcgacaGGCGACAGGCGGGGAGAGTTAGAGTGTGTGTCAAGTGATCGCCAAAGGGCCACAAAAACGGCGGAATACTAAATGCCGGGGCATACAAATTGCTGGGGAAACCGAATGGATCATCGATCAGCTGGCAGTTGATCAAACACAGATAGTGGAGATGACAGGCGAAGGGATAACCGAGTTGAATGGGAAATGAAGCAGAGGTCTGCGATCCTCTAGATACATCACATATTTACGAACTGAGGATCATCTACCATATCTGGCAGGTAGCTCATTTGGTTACTTCAAAGTAGATACAAAATAGATGGATCCCCTAGCAAAGGTAAAGGATAATCGTCGTTGCCCCTTGCAATTCGAGATACTTCATAGTGCATCCATTTGTACtcagctaattgaaatgcaaagataataaatcattttacCTTGGCCACCCAAAATAACTGAACATATCTGTCAGATCGCTCGTTTTAATGGATGTTTTTTTACGATTTctaaacataattaaaaaggtTAATTTAGTTTCTCGAACATACTAGTCTGGGGTCACAAatctccatatacatatatatatatatttttgcaacgTTTTTGTGATGTGCTGTGCTGTGTTGATCTCTCCATTCATATTTGATTCACAAACTCTTTGCGTGTTGATCGTGTGGCATTTGCCCGAGGCGATCTTTTGTCTCTTTGTCGCCACTGCTCATTGAATTAATTGCACACAGAGTCGCAACTtggttgcaactgcaactgcatctgcatctgcatctctgtatctatatctatatgtatattcatcTGCATCTTGAGCAGCAGAGTGATATTCCCAGGCCCAGGCGCCTTGTAAATTTAGTTGTTCGCGCACGCAATTTGCTGCCGGCTCGCAGATGAGATGAGATGCTCTTGCTGTGGTCATGAACCCGCATTGTAgttgccattttatttgtttattaattgctCAGCCCCTCGCGCCAGCGGTTGATGGATGATGTGGCTCCGTCTCCACCAGCTTCAaatccatctccatctccatctccacctcGATCGCCACCGAGCATTTCGAGCTCCGGCTCCATGTCGTTGGCATGTGGGTTGTGGGTGAAATGAAACCATTCAAGTTGACTGCCGTCGATGCCGTTGGCTGATGACAATGAAATGCTGAAGTTTCACTTGGATTATGCCTCAGatactacacacacacacacagtcatgGGTATTACGCAGTTTGATCTCGCATTGATCTCGAGTGAGCCGCCAGTCGGAGATTTGGCAGAGATTCACAACATTTACGACCAAATCGCCACGATGTAACTGCATCGTTGCGTTTCAAACGCCAAGTGTTCTTAACAGAtcataaaatcaaatgatCTTTTAATTAGTCTccccaataataataaccctTCATCTCTGTCCAAAATCCCAAGCCAACTTGATCTGCGATCATTAGAGTTAATCTCTTCAGGTTAAGAAATCTTCAAACGATTAAAGGCACATGTTGTTTTGGTATCATTAAGTGAACATTTAGACCGCCACTTTTTAATGTATTCAACATCTGGCAAGAATGATCTGTCCGTCCGCATAGTGACGAAGTTACCATCGCATTTTTGCGATCTTTAGCGATCGCCAAGCAGGCGTGAAATCATCGTTATTATGATGATTAGTTTTTTGCTCAACGGCGGGCATTATTATCAAATTAACACGGCGCTTCACAGACCCAttatatacgtacatacatacatgatgtacatatatatgtatatagaagtTAGGGGTGATTTCGAGGAGTGGAAGCCAAGCGGATCCGATTAAATGCCTTCGCCGATTGTCGCCTATTAACGAAATCAACTCGGATGCGGGCGGTCTGATGATGGGCctaatcaaaaatgtatttatgaGATACACACGACGACGGGCCTATTTGACAtcataaatacacacacacatatgaaAGATATATAGATTTAGTGGGTCAGGGGTAACAGCGGTGCGTACTTAAATCTCATTacatttaatggcatttaGTCATCAAGggtttcattttgttgttatgtGATTTAGCTGGAACTGTCGAAAGTTTGTCAAAAATCCGTTGagatccatccatccatccatccgttTGGCTGGATATGAAACAACACACTCGTATGATGATGAATGGGGGCGACAAGCGATCGAATGTCCGAATGTGATCACATCTCGAATGCCAAATAGTTGCGCATGCGCATTTTTGGCCCAGTGAATTATGAATCGAGATGTGAGATGCGATGGGATTGGCGACTAGAAAAACTTAAGCGAACCGAAGCAAACCGGACTGGACCA
This Drosophila simulans strain w501 chromosome X, Prin_Dsim_3.1, whole genome shotgun sequence DNA region includes the following protein-coding sequences:
- the LOC6725296 gene encoding anaphase-promoting complex subunit 7, producing the protein MEIALFANARKLYDHKLYECVIPAADLLRTVLKNDRYVATLDVEYQVLLYLLNANYKERNYRAALRHFDEIIHKRRLMVRHKNAVLVAIESSYPEFGDAEQRRRAAECYRQIGNTDMAIETLLQVPPTLRSPRINLMLARLQHHGTRHGTTKKSEAVLAYEEVIRECPMALQVIEALLELGVKGNEINSLVMHAATVPDHFDWLSKWIKALAQMFDFKHSDASRTFLMLHDKTTLRCNEHLMMALGKCLYYNGDYFQAEDIFSSTLCANPDNVEAIGLMTVLCGQEGGCEQDSADMDYLFAKVTSEVKYTASHWFAHAQLLYDEGKFERGLNFVDQCLDSEPRNHEALILRGRLLIALERHTQAVCAFRTAQMVAPYRFEIYRGLFHSYLAQKRFKEANALCNWTIRLFQNSPRSFTMFGRTLFLFPDPRMRRTARKFAEKSLKINHIYTPAVNLIADICQVEVPTKATIKLLEKHVVIFPKVNLLNHLGDIMRKQKEPVKAMEYYYKALRQDPKSKRTLRGLRLLSKSFEESPVLDESDAIGMENQPSTNDLATPCEATNGAEGGESAENSREASSSAAARSGQEEDVDDHDWIDVPDGMSY